One window of the Pseudomonas sihuiensis genome contains the following:
- a CDS encoding substrate-binding periplasmic protein, whose amino-acid sequence MRRLILLCGLLLGLGIAQAQVRDFDRITESGILRVALYQNFPPYSYEQDGQPRGVDYELAKALAEGLGLKLEVMWAPPGEKLDDDLRDYIWRGRVTAQGQLADVMLRVPYDRDYAQMRNELGELVNERVVMFGPYQRERWQLAFDRRRLAEVASIVALRQHPVGVEVESVPSFYLSSVQGGMLSQETRHYPTPKLAFAAMQGGEVDAVMALRGEVDWLLHEADDPQLALAENAYPDMGRQIWEIGMAVHETNRQLAYALEEQLETLILDGSLERLYARYGLRYEKPEQYQ is encoded by the coding sequence ATGCGCCGGCTGATCCTCCTGTGTGGCCTGCTGCTAGGCCTGGGCATTGCCCAGGCGCAGGTGCGCGACTTCGACCGCATCACCGAGTCGGGCATCCTGCGCGTGGCGCTGTACCAGAACTTCCCGCCCTACAGCTACGAGCAGGACGGTCAGCCGCGTGGCGTCGACTACGAGCTGGCCAAGGCGCTGGCCGAAGGGCTTGGGCTGAAGCTGGAAGTGATGTGGGCGCCGCCAGGCGAAAAGCTTGACGACGACCTGCGTGACTACATCTGGCGTGGTCGGGTGACCGCGCAGGGCCAGCTGGCCGATGTGATGTTGCGTGTGCCATACGACCGTGACTACGCGCAGATGCGCAATGAGCTGGGCGAGCTGGTCAACGAACGCGTGGTGATGTTCGGCCCCTATCAGCGCGAGCGCTGGCAGCTGGCGTTCGACCGTCGGCGGCTGGCCGAGGTGGCGAGCATCGTTGCGTTGCGCCAGCATCCGGTGGGCGTGGAAGTCGAGAGTGTGCCCTCGTTCTACCTGAGTTCGGTGCAGGGCGGCATGCTCAGCCAGGAAACCCGCCATTACCCAACGCCGAAGCTGGCCTTTGCGGCCATGCAGGGTGGTGAAGTGGATGCGGTGATGGCGCTGCGTGGCGAGGTGGACTGGCTGCTGCACGAGGCCGATGACCCGCAACTGGCGCTGGCCGAGAACGCCTACCCGGACATGGGCCGGCAGATCTGGGAAATCGGCATGGCGGTGCACGAAACCAATCGGCAATTGGCCTATGCCCTGGAAGAACAGCTGGAAACCCTGATTCTCGACGGCTCGCTCGAGCGCCTGTATGCGCGCTACGGGCTGCGCTACGAGAAGCCAGAACAATACCAATAA
- the pedF gene encoding cytochrome c-550 PedF, which yields MNKKIQSALALLLLAASTNLWAHGDVVPQAVNTDGLEPLGEQWLDENPYRDNPRAIEIGSSAYNQNCAACHGLEAKSGGIAPDLRLLELGAMGDEWYKERVINGAVRDGRVYMPKMADFLSQEALWAVRTYLESVHVEE from the coding sequence ATGAACAAGAAGATCCAATCCGCCCTGGCGCTGCTGTTGCTCGCCGCATCGACCAACCTCTGGGCGCACGGTGATGTGGTACCGCAGGCGGTGAACACCGATGGCCTGGAACCGCTCGGTGAGCAATGGCTGGACGAGAACCCCTATCGCGACAACCCGCGCGCCATCGAGATCGGCTCTTCTGCCTACAACCAGAACTGCGCCGCCTGCCACGGCCTGGAAGCCAAGTCCGGCGGTATCGCCCCGGACCTGCGCCTGCTCGAGCTGGGTGCCATGGGTGACGAGTGGTACAAGGAACGGGTGATCAACGGTGCGGTGCGCGATGGCCGTGTGTACATGCCGAAGATGGCCGACTTCCTCAGCCAGGAAGCGCTGTGGGCGGTGCGTACCTATCTGGAGAGCGTGCACGTCGAGGAGTAA
- the exaA gene encoding quinoprotein ethanol dehydrogenase, translated as MTTRNLPSTPRPLALALMLAGGLALSQGAFAKPVTWEDIANDHTTTTNVLQYGMGTNAQRWSPLAQVNAENVFKLTPAWSYSFGDEKQRGQESQAIIHDGVVYVTGSYSRVFALDAKTGKRLWTYSHRLPDDIRPCCDVVNRGAAIYGDKIYFGTLDARVVALNKDTGKVVWNKKFGDHSAGYTMTGAPTIVKDGKTGKVLVIHGSSGDEFGVVGKLFARDPDTGEEVWMRPFVEGHMGRLNGKDSTPTGDVKAPSWPDDPNHPTGKKEAWSQGGGAPWQSASFDAETNTIIIGAGNPAPWNGWARTSDGGNPKDYDSLYTSGQVGVDPTTGEVKWFYQHTPNDAWDFSGNNELVLFDYKDKDGKVTKATAHADRNGFFYVVDRANGKLKNAFPFVDKITWASHIDLETGRPVENEGQRPPKPKPGESKGEVVEVSPPFLGGKNWNPMAYSQDTGLFYVPANHWKEDYWAEEAHYKKGSAYLGMGFRIKRLFDDHVGILRAMNPTTGKVAWEHKERLPLWAGVLATKGNLVFTGTGDGYFKAFDAKNGKELWKFQVGTGIISPPVTWEQDGEQYIGVTAGYGGAVPLWGGDMADLTKPVAQGGSFWVFKLPSWDKASAQR; from the coding sequence ATGACAACAAGAAACCTACCCAGCACCCCGCGCCCTCTGGCGCTTGCCCTGATGTTGGCCGGCGGCCTGGCGCTGAGCCAGGGCGCATTCGCCAAGCCGGTCACCTGGGAAGACATCGCCAACGACCACACCACCACCACCAATGTGCTGCAGTACGGCATGGGCACCAACGCCCAGCGCTGGAGCCCGCTGGCTCAGGTGAACGCCGAAAACGTGTTCAAGCTGACCCCGGCCTGGAGCTACTCCTTCGGTGACGAGAAGCAGCGCGGCCAGGAGTCCCAGGCCATCATCCACGACGGCGTGGTCTACGTGACCGGCTCCTACTCGCGCGTCTTCGCTCTCGATGCGAAAACCGGCAAGCGCCTGTGGACCTACAGTCACCGCCTTCCCGACGACATCCGCCCGTGCTGCGACGTGGTCAACCGCGGCGCCGCCATCTATGGCGACAAGATCTACTTCGGCACCCTCGACGCCCGCGTCGTAGCGCTGAACAAGGACACCGGCAAGGTGGTCTGGAACAAGAAGTTCGGCGATCACTCCGCCGGCTACACCATGACCGGCGCGCCGACCATCGTCAAAGACGGCAAGACAGGCAAGGTGTTGGTGATCCACGGCAGTTCCGGTGACGAGTTCGGCGTGGTCGGCAAGCTGTTCGCCCGCGATCCGGATACCGGTGAAGAAGTGTGGATGCGCCCCTTCGTCGAGGGCCATATGGGCCGCCTGAACGGTAAGGACAGCACCCCGACGGGCGACGTCAAAGCGCCGAGCTGGCCGGATGATCCCAACCACCCGACCGGCAAGAAGGAAGCCTGGAGCCAGGGCGGCGGTGCGCCGTGGCAGAGCGCCAGTTTCGATGCCGAGACCAACACCATCATCATCGGCGCCGGCAACCCGGCCCCGTGGAACGGCTGGGCACGCACCAGCGACGGCGGCAATCCCAAGGATTACGACAGCCTGTACACCTCCGGTCAGGTCGGCGTCGATCCCACCACCGGCGAAGTGAAGTGGTTCTACCAGCACACCCCGAACGATGCCTGGGACTTCTCCGGCAACAACGAGCTGGTGCTGTTCGACTACAAGGACAAGGACGGCAAGGTCACCAAGGCCACCGCCCACGCCGACCGCAACGGCTTCTTCTACGTGGTCGACCGCGCCAACGGCAAGCTGAAGAACGCCTTCCCCTTCGTCGACAAGATCACCTGGGCCAGCCATATCGATCTGGAAACCGGTCGCCCGGTCGAGAACGAAGGCCAGCGCCCGCCGAAGCCCAAGCCCGGTGAAAGCAAGGGTGAAGTGGTCGAAGTCTCCCCGCCGTTCCTCGGCGGCAAGAACTGGAACCCGATGGCCTACAGCCAGGACACCGGCCTGTTCTACGTCCCGGCCAACCACTGGAAAGAGGACTACTGGGCCGAAGAGGCGCATTACAAGAAGGGCTCCGCCTACCTGGGCATGGGCTTTCGCATCAAGCGTCTGTTCGACGACCACGTCGGCATTCTGCGCGCGATGAACCCGACCACCGGCAAGGTCGCCTGGGAACACAAGGAGCGCCTGCCGCTGTGGGCCGGCGTGCTCGCCACCAAGGGCAACCTGGTGTTCACCGGCACCGGCGACGGCTACTTCAAGGCCTTCGACGCCAAGAACGGCAAGGAGCTGTGGAAGTTCCAGGTCGGCACCGGGATCATCTCCCCGCCCGTCACCTGGGAGCAGGACGGTGAGCAGTACATCGGCGTGACCGCCGGTTACGGGGGCGCCGTGCCGCTGTGGGGCGGCGACATGGCCGACCTGACCAAACCGGTCGCTCAAGGCGGCTCCTTCTGGGTGTTCAAGCTGCCGAGCTGGGACAAGGCCAGCGCCCAACGCTAA
- a CDS encoding pentapeptide repeat-containing protein encodes MNYLPLLIPVLLLVIGSHAIGAETQNDGVPQINGCRIEPDSKCPNANLRGADLRNLDMRRMDLSGADLSGADLRHVNLDLANLEKAKLRGANLTRASLQQSNLRLADLSGASLVAISGWALFAQAAQFEGADMRAANLEFARLSGAKLHNVQLQAANLEMTWLSKADLKGAHLEDANLQEVKLSGSNLENANLTGARTRFGNFQDANMPGCVQCPKGWD; translated from the coding sequence ATGAACTACCTGCCCCTGCTTATCCCGGTCCTGCTACTGGTAATCGGCAGCCACGCCATCGGCGCCGAAACCCAGAACGACGGCGTGCCGCAGATCAACGGCTGCCGCATCGAACCCGACAGCAAATGCCCCAACGCCAACCTGCGCGGCGCCGACCTGCGCAACCTCGACATGCGCCGCATGGACCTGTCCGGTGCCGATCTTTCCGGCGCCGACCTGCGCCACGTCAACCTCGACCTGGCCAACCTGGAGAAAGCCAAGCTGCGCGGCGCCAACCTGACCCGTGCCAGCCTGCAACAGAGCAACCTGCGCCTGGCCGACCTGTCTGGCGCCAGCCTGGTGGCCATCAGTGGCTGGGCCCTTTTCGCCCAGGCTGCGCAATTCGAAGGCGCCGACATGCGCGCCGCCAACCTGGAATTCGCCCGCCTCTCCGGCGCCAAGCTGCACAACGTCCAGCTGCAGGCGGCCAACCTGGAAATGACCTGGTTGAGCAAGGCCGACCTAAAGGGTGCGCATCTGGAAGATGCCAACCTGCAGGAAGTGAAACTCAGCGGCTCCAACCTGGAAAACGCCAACCTCACCGGCGCGCGCACCCGCTTCGGCAACTTCCAGGACGCCAACATGCCCGGCTGCGTGCAATGCCCCAAAGGGTGGGATTGA
- a CDS encoding DUF2231 domain-containing protein has product MTTSTATPHAYPNILSPLHATLLCGQVPLFLGALIADIAYYRSYQIQWSNFASWLIAGALVFAGLAMLFALVGLFRRRNPRPLTYFLLLLVTWVLGFINALEHAKDAWAVMPMGLALSVIVTLLAIAATWIGMAQPRIGDAR; this is encoded by the coding sequence GTGACCACCAGCACCGCAACTCCACACGCCTACCCCAACATCCTCAGCCCCTTGCACGCCACCCTGCTGTGCGGCCAGGTGCCGCTGTTTCTCGGCGCCCTGATCGCCGACATCGCCTACTACCGCAGCTACCAGATCCAGTGGAGCAACTTCGCCTCCTGGCTGATCGCCGGCGCTCTGGTATTCGCCGGCCTGGCGATGCTGTTCGCTCTGGTCGGGCTATTCCGTCGACGCAATCCGCGCCCGCTCACCTACTTCCTGCTGCTCCTGGTTACCTGGGTGCTGGGCTTCATCAATGCGCTGGAGCACGCCAAGGACGCCTGGGCCGTGATGCCCATGGGCCTGGCCCTGTCGGTGATCGTCACCTTGCTGGCCATTGCCGCCACCTGGATCGGCAT